The following coding sequences lie in one Arachis stenosperma cultivar V10309 chromosome 5, arast.V10309.gnm1.PFL2, whole genome shotgun sequence genomic window:
- the LOC130979518 gene encoding uncharacterized protein LOC130979518 — translation MASRRRRRERKQGRGRRADEVTIPVGSLTDIVTAMTSVVAAVGAVAAATIRVMDGMESQAGTGNDGDSEYEGGHNVPNTWVPAGYPEQVNTGQTTGESSRRTEVARNNRQEPFTKKKGKITPRSQNFKKNHFVASRSQRRNNDRRNDNRSDPNSEGQTSAQPGDLRCSSCKRYHPNRPCRAGLGICYKCGRPGHMSWNCSYRGSRDATEPDFQTRGNYEPTVEFLISLPTIDM, via the coding sequence ATGGCATCTCGTAGGCGCCGTCGTGAGCGTAAGCAAGGTCGAGGACGGAGAGCTGATGAGGTGACTATACCGGTAGGTAGTTTAACCGATATCGTGACCGCAATGACGAGTGTTGTTGCTGCCGTTGGCGCCGTTGCTGCTGCGACCATCCGAGTGATGGATGGGATGGAATCACAAGCTGGAACTGGCAACGATGGTGATAGTGAATATGAAGGTGGACATAATGTTCCGAATACATGGGTGCCAGCAGGTTATCCGGAGCAAGTTAACACGGGTCAAACAACGGGAGAAAGCTCAAGGAGAACTGAGGTAGCAAGGAATAATCGCCAGGAACCCTtcacaaagaaaaagggaaaaattACACCTAGGAGCCAAAATTTCAAGAAGAATCATTTTGTCGCTTCACGTTCTCAGCGCCGGAACAATGACCGAAGGAACGATAATCGTTCGGACCCGAATTCAGAAGGGCAAACTAGTGCTCAACCGGGTGACTTAAGGTGCTCAAGTTGCAAGAGGTACCATCCAAACAGACCATGCAGGGCCGGATTAGGCATATGTTACAAGTGCGGGAGGCCAGGGCATATGTCTTGGAATTGTTCGTACAGAGGAAGCCGGGATGCAACCGAACCCGATTTTCAAACCCGAGGTAATTATGAACCAACAGTTGAATTCTTAATTTCCTTGCCTACCATTGATATGTAA